The sequence below is a genomic window from Macadamia integrifolia cultivar HAES 741 chromosome 1, SCU_Mint_v3, whole genome shotgun sequence.
AATCTGCAGGAAGAGGAGGCCCTGCCCTGAACTTGAAAAACACAGCAATCTCATCATCTTCACTCACAGAAAATGGCAGAGACCATAATAGGTTTCACCATGCCCCGACCACCTACTCACAACCCTACTCTCCAAACAACTAAACTTGTCCTCATATACCCATATTCAAAAAGGGTGAGTAATCATCACTTCTCTGCTTTTACTTCAGTATAGGATGACTCCATTAGATTTCTCTATGCCAAGGATGAATGTCTTCGTTGTTCTTGTAGCTTAAGCAGTATTCAAGCTCTTGGACTATCAATGGCTGGAGTCAGGTAGGTACTTCATCAATTTACTATTAGCTTGATTTGGTAATCCACAGTAGACTACAATTGAATCCCTCTTGATGTTTTAGGACAAGAAAGCAGAGATTCTCTTTTAATCTACTAGGTTTTAACAGAAATGATCACTGTGAACTGGGATGTTACTTCAAGATTCTATAAGAATAAGATGAATCAGTCTATGGTTTTTCTGTGTTTTTAGAATGAAGGCAGCAAGAGCAAGAGAGGCTCTCTATGCAAGGTGAATGCTTTCCCAGATATCTTTCCTCTTATGGCAGTATTAGTTGAGCATGTTGAAGGTCAAAGAGATATGATAACCCACAAATCAGTTTGGCATCTCAATGATGAAGCAATTAAGAATGTCTGTAAGTGTTCACCAATTGTCTTCCATTTTTGTTCCATCTTTAATCACAGAATCATCAAGTTTTgaactatttttttcttataaatttttgGGGATCCTGTGTTGTAGATGCATTCTATATCATGTTCACTGTTTGGGGATGTTGTGTTTTTGGATCCATGAAAGTAAGCATATTATtccttaattttcttctctctacgCTGTCTGTATCTGTGGagtttcacttcctttccagtTCTAACTCTGCATTCCCATTTGATTGGGAGCTTGATGATGTAGGATCCCTATTATGACTCAGAGTACTATAGGAAAGATGGAGGAGATGGTACAGGACATTGGGTCTATGAAAAGGTATGCTTCCCTCTGCCACAGCCACCTTTATCGTCTAGTTGAATGAAACAACTCTTATTGTGCCATTGCAAACTCTCATTAGGTTGAAACTTGACAAGTGAGTAAAGAATCTATTCTATAAGACTATGATAACAAATTTGTGCCCCATCTGATCTGTTATGCAACATATCTCAAGGACCATTAGGTATTGATTTCAAGGTGGACGGTGTAGGAAACtcactttaaaaattaaaaacaggAGCAAAAGAACATTTATTGGTCATGTGGCCCAGGTGCCCAGACGGGTTGAAATGATGCCCTCACCCATGTAAAATACAATAAATCTACCACCTATTGATGCCCATGTCGCCCCTTCATTGACCCCACATTGGTGCAGGGGCGACACGACCATCGAGTGTTCTTCTCCCCTCAGAACAAATACACATTCTAGAGAAATAAGTTTCAACTTAAAATGATTAAGAATTAAGACTACACAATCAAAATTGATTCTtgaactcccccccccccccccaaaaaaaaaaaaggagcaggTTAGATATGCTGCCGACTTTCCTAGAGCTAatggctcaaccaatgggagcACCGGCGGcatacccagccttttcccataaaaaaaaattgattcttgatgcACAAATCCCATTATATATCCTTAGAATGATGGATGGGTTCAGATCCTCTGCCTGGCACAGCCTTAGAGGACCCGTTAAGGGTTGTAAAAATTGGCCAAGCAAAGGTTACCCTGCCCTGGACCCACAAATTTCCAAGTCCAGATTAAATGTAAATTGTGAAGATAAACTGAGGCCAGCCCACATAAACTTAATCCGTGGGCCAGGTGATTACAAGTCCAGTATGGACCCGGGAAGCAGTTGGCCATTGTTTCCCTCTGGTGATTCTCAAAATTGGTTAATTCGGAGATGCTTTATGATGGTGATGCAGCAAGAAGATATTGAGGAGTCTAATAGAGCAGAGTTGTGGCGTGAAGAGTTGATTGAGGAGATTGAACAGAAGGTAGAAGGACTACGGGAGTTGGAGGAAGCtggaaaggaggaggaggagcttgTTAAGTAAATGGTCACATCATTACATGCATGGCCTTctcaaactttctctctctctctaccccaCCATTGCAATCCTACAAGTCCCATCTTCTATTCACACAAGTAAACCATGGATAACTTGTAAATAACATACTGGTTCAACATTCTCTATGGACCCATCCCGTTGGGCTTGAGTCCACTTAGGGATAAAATCCACTTTatagacccttttttttttttttttcttgtgtctTTCTCTTCATTCTGAATTTTTATAGGTACTGTAAATTTCTTCAAGAGCactataaaaacattttttttttttttatcggcaGCTACTCTATAGAAGGaagggggggaagggggggccGGGGGGGAGGCGGGGGGGAGTAACAGCCATGAGGCTCTAACCTGAGACCTTATGGTCAGTGTGGACTTAGCACACCACAGCTTCACCGAATGTGCTTAGGCAATTGTCGTTAGAACTGTGTATTTCACTCAAGGCCTGTGAGTAATCTCGTCGACACAGCGGGTGAAAGTAGTAGTGGTAGCAGAGATAGCAAGGGGCCTTGAGGGTGATTGTTTCTCTCAAGCTGGGTCTGTGATGCTATTGTGCCTTTCGGCAGCTTCAGTTGGTTTAAATATTTATGGACATATTTGATAAGCAGTAGGGATACAACTTGGGCCCAGAAAACCTGATACCAagcttaatttttattattgggCTATTGGATTTCCAGCCCATTGGGCAAGCTACAGTTAAAAATTGCAGCCCGAGGGATGAGCCTCATAGAGGCCTGGCCCAAGCCCAACTTACATTGAAATTATACTTTGTTCATATTTATAAATAACACTTGTAGTATACGTTAGTTGGTTGTGTGGTATGTTGGTAAAGCCTATTTACTACTGTATCCCAGTCCCAGGTTTGATTCCTTCTCTTCATCTGCCTCATAACGAATATATAAAAGTTTTGTGATGgcttttttgggttgggttggagtGGGGTGGGATTCCCAATTAAAGTTGGGCCAGGCAATTAGGGAAAACACAGCCCAGCCCACTCAAGTTACACCCCTTGGATAAGGAAAAGGATTCTTCTAGTTAACAAGCCCTATACCAGCTTGACCTTTTTTATATGTGGctgttatttttttcatatgaaTCATTTTCTCCATTGAAAAGTTTTGTTGTCTCAAAACGAATCTTAAGTGGTGGCAACTTAGAATTTTCAAAATGAAAACTTTGGATTATTTGGTTTAATAACGGAAAATACAAGAGGGAAAGTTCAATCTACTGTCTTCTACAAGGTTTGTAGGATATAACTGGTTGGAGAGGGGGATGGTgagagggattttttttttttttttttttttttttaattaggtgGAGACAAATAACCAGGATGTAATTGGCTGGTGTATGGAGCAAAATATTGGACAATTAAGAAATGTTATATAGA
It includes:
- the LOC122076583 gene encoding photosynthetic NDH subunit of subcomplex B 4, chloroplastic translates to MAETIIGFTMPRPPTHNPTLQTTKLVLIYPYSKRLKQYSSSWTINGWSQNEGSKSKRGSLCKVNAFPDIFPLMAVLVEHVEGQRDMITHKSVWHLNDEAIKNVYAFYIMFTVWGCCVFGSMKDPYYDSEYYRKDGGDGTGHWVYEKQEDIEESNRAELWREELIEEIEQKVEGLRELEEAGKEEEELVK